The following proteins are encoded in a genomic region of Mycoplasma sp. NEAQ87857:
- a CDS encoding DUF3800 domain-containing protein: MDKNDNNIKEYFIYSDESGVLSKTKDIFITSFVIFKNREYKSKAKALFEKKEKKIKKIKKMSNEEELKGFKLPISLKKDLFRTFKDADMFCAEIDIKRVNDDVMSSKANRRRYINWTICIALKRYFALEIKEGNLTKNDKIKIYLNLDNVSTKTSGHYTLYESIIRELFLPVWPNNYKKPIPALFNNIGEIQLKYLNSCHSTFIRMADILANIVFVHKKNEIENKLEMKKFLFPF, from the coding sequence ATGGATAAAAATGATAATAATATAAAAGAATATTTTATTTATTCTGATGAGTCTGGTGTTTTATCAAAAACAAAGGATATTTTTATTACATCATTTGTGATTTTTAAAAACAGAGAATATAAATCAAAAGCTAAAGCTCTTTTTGAGAAGAAAGAGAAAAAGATTAAAAAAATAAAGAAAATGTCAAATGAAGAAGAGTTAAAGGGTTTCAAATTACCTATAAGTCTTAAAAAAGACCTTTTTAGAACATTTAAAGATGCTGATATGTTTTGTGCTGAAATTGATATAAAAAGGGTTAATGATGATGTTATGTCTTCAAAAGCTAATAGAAGACGTTATATAAATTGAACAATATGTATAGCGTTAAAAAGATATTTTGCATTAGAAATTAAAGAAGGTAATTTAACTAAAAATGACAAAATTAAAATATATCTAAATTTAGATAATGTAAGTACTAAAACTAGTGGCCATTATACTTTATATGAAAGCATTATAAGAGAATTATTTTTACCTGTTTGACCAAATAATTATAAAAAACCTATTCCAGCTTTATTTAACAATATAGGAGAAATACAACTTAAATATTTAAATTCGTGTCATTCTACCTTTATAAGAATGGCAGATATTTTAGCAAATATTGTATTTGTTCATAAAAAGAATGAAATTGAAAATAAATTAGAAATGAAAAAATTTTTATTTCCTTTTTAA